The stretch of DNA TGCCATAGGACTCGCGGTAGTTGACGGTCATCCAGTGGGCGTACAGCTTGGCCACGCCGTAGGGGCTGCGCGGATAGAACGGCGTCTCTTCGACCTGCGGAATGGACTGCACCTTGCCGAACATCTCGGACGTGGAAGCCTGGTAGAAGCGGATCTTCGGATTGACGATGCGGATCGCTTCCAGCAGGTGGACCGCGCCCAGGCCCGTGATCGAGGCGGTGGTGACCGGCTGCTCGAAGGACACGCCGACGAAACTCTGCGCCGCCAGGTTGTAGACCTCGTCGGGCCGGCTGCTTTCGACCAGGCGGATGCTCGAGGACAGGTCGGTCAGGTCGTATTCGACCAGCGCCAGGTTCGGATGCTTGTCGATGCCGAGCTCTTCGATGCGCCAGAAGTTGACCGAACTGGAGCGCCGGAAGGTGCCGGTCACGTGATAACCCTTCTCCAGGAGAATCTGCGCTAAGTAGGCGCCATCCTGGCCGGTAATACCAGTGATCAGGGCTCTTTTCGTTGTTTGCATGTTCTTGGGTTCTTGAAGATGGTCTTGCAGGCGGCCAGACTCAGGAAAGCCGGGATTGTATCAGAGAGGTGGTGTTGTCTAGCTTTGCACAATAGAAACTGGTGCAATAAATACAACACTTATCTCGACATTATGCCCCGAAAAGGGTGTCATGCGGCGCCCGCTTACGGATTGTTACCGTTGTATTTGTGCGAAGACAAATAGTGAAATTCCGAGACAAAAACGCCTGACGCAGCTCAAGGTGCTGCGCCAGGCGTACGTTCTATTGCGTGTCAGTACTTACTTACCGTTGCGACACTGCATCCACCACGCACAGGGCTGTCATGTTGACGATGCGGCGCACCGTCGACGATGGCGTCAGGATGTGCACCGGACGCGCGCAGCCCAGCAGGACCGGGCCGATCGCGATGCCGTTGCCGGCGGCGCTCTTGACCAGGTTGTAGGAGATGTTGGCGGCGTCGATGTTCGGCATCACCAGCAGGTTGGCGTCGCCGGTCAGGGCCGAATTCGGCATGATCTTGGCGCGCACCTTGGCTTCGATCGCGGTGTCGCCGTGCATCTCGCCGTCGATTTCCAGGTTCGGCTTGGCCGCCTGGACCAGCGGCAGGACGGCGCGCATCTTCTGCGCCGAGGCGCTGTTGGCGGTGCCGAAGTTCGAGTGCGACAGCAGGGCCGCGCGCGGCTGCATGCCGAAGCGTTCCATCTCCTCGGCCGCCATGACGGTGATCTCGGCCAGTTCCTCGGCATCCGGGTTCTCGTTGACGTGGGTGTCGACGATGGCCAGTTGGCGGTCCGGGGTGATCAGGAAGTTCATCGCCGCGTACACCTTGCTGCCGGCGCGCTTGCCCAGCACCTGGTCGATGTAGTGCAGGTGCATCCAGGTGGTGCCGTAGGTGCCGCAGATCAGGCCGTCCGCGTCGCCCTTGTGGACCATCATGGCGCCGATCAGGGTGTGGCGGCGGCGCATCTCGATCTTGGCCAGGTCGACGGTCACGCCCTTGCGCTTGGCCATCTCGTAGTAGGTCTGCCAGTAGTCGCGGTAGCGCTCGTCGTAGTCCGGATTGATCACGTCGACGTTCTGGCCGAGCTTCAGGCGCAGGCCGAACTTCTCGATGCGCTTTTCCAGCACCGCCGGGCGGCCGACCAGGATCGGGCGCGCCAGCTTCTCGTCGACCACCACCTGCACCGCGCGCAGCACGCGCTCGTCCTCGCCCTCGGCGTAGACGATGCGCTTGGCTTCGAGCGGCGCGGCCTTGGCCACCGAGAACAGCGGCTTCATGAAGGTGCCGCTGCGGTACACGAACTGCTGCAGGCTCTCGGCGTAGGCGGCCAGGTCCTCGATCGGACGGGTGGCGACGCCGCCGTCCTGGGCCGCCTTGGCCACCGCCGGGGCGATGTGGGTCAGCAGGCGCGGATCGAAAGGCATCGGAATCAAGTATTCCGGACCGAAGGACAGGTTGGCGATGCCGTAGGCCGAGGCCACGATGTCCGACTGCTCGGCGTGGGCCAGGTCGGCGATCGCATGCACCACCGCGATTTCCATGTCGCGGGTGATGGTGGTCGCGCCGCAGTCCAGCGCGCCGCGGAACATGTAGGGGAAGCACAGGACGTTGTTGACCTGGTTCGGGTAGTCCGAACGGCCGGTGGCGATGATGGCGTCGCTGCGCACCGCCTTGACGTCTTCCGGCAGGATTTCCGGGTTCGGGTTGGCCAGCGCCAGGATCATCGGATTGGGCGCCATCTGCGCGACCATGTCCTGCTTCAGCACGCCGCCTGCCGACAGGCCCAGGAAGATGTCGGCGCCCGGGATCACATCAGCCAGCGAGCGGTGCGGGGTATCCTGGGCGAAGCGCGCCTTGTCCTCGTCCATCAGCTCGGTGCGGCCCTTGTAGACCACGCCGGCCAGGTCGGTGACGAAGATGTTCTCGAGCGGGAAGCCGAGGTCGACGATCAGGTCGAGGCAGGCCAGCGCGGCCGCGCCGGCGCCGGAGACCACCAGCTTGCAGTTCTTGATGTCCTTGCCGACCACCTTCAGGCCGTTCAGGATGGCGGCGCCGACGATGATGGCGGTGCCGTGCTGGTCATCGTGGAAGACCGGGATCTTCATGCGCTCGCGGAGTTTGCGCTCGATGTAGAAGCACTCCGGCGCCTTGATGTCTTCCAGGTTGATGCCCCCAAAAGTAGGTTCGAGCGACGCGATGATGTCGACCAGCTTGTCCGGGTCGTTCTCGTTGATCTCGATGTCGAACACATCGATCGCGGCGAACTTCTTGAACAGCACGCCCTTGCCTTCCATGACCGGCTTGGAGGCCAGCGGGCCGATATTGCCCAGGCCAAGCACGGCGGTGCCGTTCGAGATCACGGCCACCAGGTTGCCGCGCGCCGTGTACTTGTACGAGTTGGCCGGATCCTTGACGATCTCTTCGCAAGGCGCGGCGACGCCCGGCGAGTAGGCCAGCGCCAGGTCGCGCTGGTTCAGCAGGCCCTTGGTTGGGGTGACGCTGATCTTGCCGGGGCGGGGAATCTGGTGATATTCGAGCGCTGCGGCGCGCAGCTGTTGACGCAATTCTTCTTTCTTGTCCGATGACGAGTCCATGCCGGGCAGCCTTCCTGAAACTAGAGGGGAACCTCCAATTTTATCAGACCAACA from Massilia varians encodes:
- a CDS encoding NADP-dependent malic enzyme produces the protein MDSSSDKKEELRQQLRAAALEYHQIPRPGKISVTPTKGLLNQRDLALAYSPGVAAPCEEIVKDPANSYKYTARGNLVAVISNGTAVLGLGNIGPLASKPVMEGKGVLFKKFAAIDVFDIEINENDPDKLVDIIASLEPTFGGINLEDIKAPECFYIERKLRERMKIPVFHDDQHGTAIIVGAAILNGLKVVGKDIKNCKLVVSGAGAAALACLDLIVDLGFPLENIFVTDLAGVVYKGRTELMDEDKARFAQDTPHRSLADVIPGADIFLGLSAGGVLKQDMVAQMAPNPMILALANPNPEILPEDVKAVRSDAIIATGRSDYPNQVNNVLCFPYMFRGALDCGATTITRDMEIAVVHAIADLAHAEQSDIVASAYGIANLSFGPEYLIPMPFDPRLLTHIAPAVAKAAQDGGVATRPIEDLAAYAESLQQFVYRSGTFMKPLFSVAKAAPLEAKRIVYAEGEDERVLRAVQVVVDEKLARPILVGRPAVLEKRIEKFGLRLKLGQNVDVINPDYDERYRDYWQTYYEMAKRKGVTVDLAKIEMRRRHTLIGAMMVHKGDADGLICGTYGTTWMHLHYIDQVLGKRAGSKVYAAMNFLITPDRQLAIVDTHVNENPDAEELAEITVMAAEEMERFGMQPRAALLSHSNFGTANSASAQKMRAVLPLVQAAKPNLEIDGEMHGDTAIEAKVRAKIMPNSALTGDANLLVMPNIDAANISYNLVKSAAGNGIAIGPVLLGCARPVHILTPSSTVRRIVNMTALCVVDAVSQR